TACGGCGCAAACCTGTCAGGAGAATGACAGCGAGGCGGAATCGGCCGGGGGAAAGTGAACGGCGACCCTGGTGCCTTGTCCAGCCTCCGACGCCACGTCGATGCGCGCGTCATGCGCGTCGGCAATCCATCGCGCGATCGAGAGGCCGAGGCCGGCGCCTTGCGCGGCATCACCACTGCCGCGCGTGCGCGCGGGATCGCCGCGAAAGAATCGCTCGAAGATTCGCGGAAGCTGGTCGGGCGGAATACCACAGCCCGTGTCCGCCACACGCAGCGTCGGCTGGCCGTTCACCGACTCGACGTCGACGCGCACCTCGCCGCCCGCACCGGTGAACTTGACCGCGTTGTCGAGGAGAATGAGCACGAGCTGTCGAAGCAGCGCGGGATCGCCGGCGACAGGCGCTTCGTCGAATGCGCCGACGTCGAGCCGCACGCCCTTGCGATCGGCGATCGCGCGTGCGGCGGTCGCGGCATCCAGCGTGATGTCGTCGAGGAAAACGCGCGCGCGTTCGATCGGTCGCTCGCCCGAATCCGCGCGGGCGAGCGTGAGCAAATCCTCAACGATTCTCCCGAGCCGCTCCGCCTCGTGCTCGATGCCGAGAAGAGCCTCCGTATAGTCCTCGGGATTCCGCGACCGCTGCAGCGCGATCTCGGCACGGCTGCGCACGACGGTGATCGGCGTGCGCAGCTCGTGCGCGGCGTCAGCCATGAACTGGCGCATGTGGTCGATTGCGCGCTCGACGGGTCGCGTGGACTGGCGCGCGACGAACCACCCGCCTGCCGACCCCAGAACGACAGCGAACAACGCGGCTGCACCGAATGCCGCGATCAGCGTCGTGTATCGATCCTCGAGCTCGACCTCGTCGGCGACGGCGACCGCGACGTACGTGTCCCGGCCCGCGCGAAACGCGCGCGCCTGCGCACGGAGAATGCGATCGGCACCGACGCCGTGCGATGCCGACGCCGTCCCGGCTCGCGCCGCTCGACTCGCGACTTCGCCGACCCACGGCTCGGTCAGTGCGCTGTCGGACGCGAGGAGCGCACCGCCGGCGGAATACACGAGCAAATGACGATCGGGCACGCGGAGTGCGCGCGGTGCCTCGGTCACGCCTCGCTCCTGCGCGACGCCGGCGAGATGTGCCGATGCATCGCGCAACGACGCATCCAGATCGGCGTCGAAGCGCTGCGTGATCGCCGCGAACACGCCGATGCCCAGCAGCGTGAGGATGACGAGGATCGTGCCGGCGTACCACGCCGTGAGTCGCAGACGCAAGCCACGCAGCGACGTGGTCAAAATGGGACGCCGCTCCAGCGTCTCGCTCACGGACCGAGGCGGTAGCCGGCGCCGCGCAGAGTGTGAATCAGCTTGACGTCGAACTCGTCGTCGATCTTGCGGCGCAGCCTCCGCACCAGCACCTCGAGCACGTTCGTGAACGGGTCGTGATTCTCGTCCCACACGTGCGCCGTGATCGCCGCGCGATCGACCACCTGCCCCGCATGCCGCGCGAAGAATTCGAGGAGCGCGAACTCTTTCGCCGTGAGCTCGATGCGCGCCCCGCCCCGCCGCACCTGGTGCGAGCGCATGTCCACCTCGAGATCCGCGACGCGAACGACTTCCGGAAGCGTCGACGGCGGCCGGCGCGCGAGTGCCCGAATGCGCGCCACGAGCTCGCGAAACGCGAACGGCTTCGGCAGGTAATCGTCGGCGCCGGAATCCAAACCGCGCACGCGATCCTCGACGGCGTCGCGCGCCGTCAGCATCAGCACCGGCGTCGCGACCCCCCGCGCCCGCAGGGTGCGACAGAGCTCGAATCCGTCGCCGCCGGGGAGCATGACGTCGAGCACGATGACGTCGAACGCGCCGAGGATGGCGCGCGATTTCCCGCCGTCGAACGTGGATTCCCGAACGACCTGAAACCCGTCTTCCGTCAGTCCTTCGCGAAGAATCGAGGCCAGCTCGGCGTCGTCCTCGACGAGGAGAATGCGCATGCGTTATTCGTAGCGCAGTGCGGCGATGGGATCAAGCGACGACGCGCGCCGGGCAGGCCAGACTCCGAACAACACGCCCACACCCGCCGCGAAGAGAAACGCCAATACGATCGACGTCGGACCAATCGCGGTGCTCCACCCGAACGAGTTGCGAAGCACGACCGCGCCGCCGACACCCAGCACGATGCCGATCGTGCCGCCGAGCAGACACAACGTCACGGCTTCGACCAGAAACTGAAACAGAATCGTTCGCTTCGTGGCGCCGAGTGCCTTCCGAATGCCGATCTCGCGCGTACGCTCGGTCACCGACACGAGCATGATGTTCATGATGCCGATGCCGCCGACCAGCAGCGACACCGCGGCGATGCCCGCCAACAGGCTCGTGAACACCTGCGTCGTCTCACCCAGCGTCGCCAGCAGGTCCGCCTGATTGCGAATGCGAAAATCATCGGCATCGTCCGGCCGCAGATGATGTGAGCGCCTCAGCGCCTGACCGATCTCGCCCATCGCTTCCGGCAACGCGGCTTCGTTCTCCGCGAGCGCGAAGAGGTCGTCCAATCGCTCCGTCTTGAACAGGCGATATCGCCCCGTGCCGAACGGAATGAACACTTGGTCGTCGGCGCTGCCGAATCCCGCGCCCGCTCCCTTGGACTGCAGCACGCCGATGACCTGAAACTGCATGCCGCCAATGCGCACGTTCTCGCCGATCAACGCGCCCGGGTCGCGAACGCCGAGCAGGCTCGGCACGTTCGAGCCGAGCACCGCGACGCGCTGCCGTCCGATGTCTTCACCCGAGGTGAACATGCGGCCGCGGTCGATCACGAAGTGTTGCACCTGCGCGAAATTCGCCGTCGCGCCGACGATCTTGGTACTCGCATTGTGATCGGTCCACTGGATCTGCAGATCCTTGTCCTGCTGCGGCTCGACGGCAAGCACATGCTCCGCGTGCTCGTTGATCGAGGCCACGTCGTCCATCGTCACGCGCTTGCGGACGTTCGTCTGGATGCCGTTCGTGCGCACCCACTGCGCGTCGATTTGGAGGGTGGTGGTACCGAGCCGAGCGATGCGATCGCGCACCGACGCCTGCGCGCCGTCGCCCAGGGCGATCATGGCGATGACCGCGGCCACTCCAATCACGATACCCAGCATGGTGAGCAACGAACGGAGCACGTTCGCGCGCAGCGCAGCGAACGCGATCTGTATGACTTCGAGCGGCACGACGGACGTTCCTCGGGCGGGTGGAGGCGGTGCTACCGCCGGAACGTATGGCGGCGACCTGTCACGAGGATGACAGCGTAAACCCTCTGTGATGGAGGACGATTCCCGCCACGCTGATGCAGATCGCCAGCCAGGCGGCCCCAGCGGCCCATCCGCCCAGCACGTCGCTCGGGTAGTGAACGCCGAGATAAATCCGGCTGGCGCCGACGAGCATCACGAAGATCGCGGCGGCGCCGATCGCGACCGCGTGTCCACCGCGCCCAAGCTGTCGTGAAACGAAGAGCAGATAGACGAGCATGCCGCAGCCGATGATCGACGCCATCGCGTGACCTGACGGAAAGCTGAACGAATTGCCGGTGAGATACTGCGTGCCATAGGGCGGACGCGTGCGATGCACGACCGCCTTGAGCAGCCGTTCGAGCAAGCCGCCGCCCGCGAACGCCGCGACCCACGTGACGAACAGCGTGGGCCATCGCCGCGCGAGCAGATAGATACCGCCGACGATCGCGAGAATGGTCATCGCGACGGGAGATCCAACGCGCGACATGAAATTGAAGAACGCCAACCCGGCCGGCGTGGTCTGCGCATGGATCATTCGGTCCGCGAACTTGTCGAAGCGAACGAGAAATGCGTTGTCGAGCACCGCATCGAGCAATGATGCGAACAGCCACAGCGCGCCCGCGACCACGACGAGCCCCAGCGTCAAATGCAGGCCGAGAAACGTGGACGTGTCGAGGCGTCGTTCGAGAAATTTCCTGAAGTGGACCGGCGAAACGTTCAAGGTTTCTTCTTTCCCTTCTTCGCCTCGGCCCTCTCCGCCTTCGCCTCGGCTTGTTCGGCCGCGGCGCTCTCGTGCTGCACCTTGCCGATCATTTTGCCTGTTTTGGCGTCGACGTTGACTTCGTCGGTGCCCGACTTGCCGGCGGCCTTCACGTCCATCGAATAGATGAGCCGGCCGCCTTCGCGTTCGAGCTCGATGCTCGACACTTTCCCGTTCGGCACGGCCTTCTTCGCGACCGCGATCGCGGCGGCTTCAGTGACCCTGGCTTGCCGCGCGAGGGAATCCGGAAGATCCCGCTTGTAGCTCGGCTGCTGCGCCAACGCGGGGGTCGCGGTGAATCCGATCGCGGCCACGCCCCCGAACAGCGTCAGACGTCGCATGAGACTCCTCCCGAGATGAAGTACGTGAAGTACGTGAAGCACGTGAAGCATGTGAACCATGTGAAGCAATTCGTGAACGCACCGTGCGCGTGAGGAAGCTGATGGAACGTACCTGTCCGCAGCGTGACATCGAATCGACCGACACTCCGGACTCAGCCACGGTCAGATATTTGCTTTCGCGCAGGGTATGATCGCCGCCCTGCTCCTGACCGCCCTGATCGCGAAGGCCGACACGAATGCCGACTCGAGCGCTACGTGCAAGGGCGAGCGCGTGTCGGCCGTTTCGATCAACGCTCGGCGCCCCAGCTTTGGCGGCAGCGCGAGCAAATGGCGGACGATCGCGCACGCGTTGGGTCTCCATCACGTGACGACCCGGTCGGGCGTCATTCGCGCGTTTTCGTTCGTCCACCCGGGCGACGAGTGCACCACCCAGCGCATGCAGGAGACCGAGCGCGTGCTTCGCGCGCTGCCGTTTCTCGCCGACGCATCCGTTCGGGCGGTGCCCTCCGACAGCGGCATGGTCGCTGTCGAGATCGAGACGACGGACGAAGTGCCCGTGCTCGCCGCCGGTGGGTTGCGACACGCCGTTCCCACTTCCTTCTCGGTCGGCAACGAAAATCTGTTCGGGTTGGGTACGATGGTCGACTTCGGCATCGGCAGCAACTCGCCCTACCGCACGTCGGGCTTCGTCAGAGGTTCCGTGTACGGCGTATTCGGCAGCCCAACGCTCGCCACCGCCAACGCAACGCGCGAGCGACTCGGCGATCATGTCGATCTCGCGCTCTCGCGACTCCTGCTGTCCGATCTCCAGCGCGTTGCCTGGAATGCGACGTATCGCGCCGGCGACGACTTCCCGATCGTCGTGAGGCCGGTGGGCGACGACCAATCGGTTGAGGTCCACGATCACCGCTGGTCGGTCGGCACGATCCATCGCGTCAACTTCGGCGCCACGCCATTCCTCATCGGTCCCGTAGTGCTCGGCAACTCGATATCGCCTGCCTCGACGTCGATCGTCGTGTCCGACTCCGGTGCGGTGGTGCAGCGCGACAGCGCGTTGCTCGCGCGCTTTCAGCCGTTTCACGCGATGCGTCTGGGCGCGCTCGTCGGCGCACGGCGCGTTCGGTTCGTCACGCGGAACGGATTCGACGCGCTCTTCGCGCCACAGGATTTGATGGTCGGATGGCAGGCCGGCACGCTCGCCGCACCGTCGCTGACGCACGACGGCGGACACGACTTTCTTCTGGCGCCGAGTATCTACGTCGGAGCCGCGTCACGCAGGACAGCGATTCTTGCCGACCTCGAGGGAGAAGCCCGCCGCGAATTCGACAGCGGCACCACGGCGACCATCGCCAACGTGCACGCGACCGCTTACGTGAAGCCGAGCGAGCGGCTGCTGCTGTCGGCGGAAGACAATTTTTCCGTCATCGACCGCGCCGCGTTGCCGACGCAGCTCACGATGAGCGATGCACTCGGTGGTCCGCGCGGTTTCGCCGGCTCGCCGCTCCTTGGCGCGCGGCGCGACGTGCTTCGTCTCGAGGCGCGCTTCGCCGTTCCCGCTCTCGTACACCGCGCCGATCTCGGTGTCGCGTTATTCGCTGATGCAGGTTGGATCGACGCCGGCAACGTACCCTTCGGCACGACGGGCACCGCGCACAGCGTTGGCTTCAGTCTCATCGGCGCATACCCGACGCGGTCGAAGCACACGTATCGTCTCGACGTCGCCTTTCCGACCGGCGGTACGGGAGGTACCGGCATTCACCGCGTGCAGGTGCGGTTCATCAACGGCGATCCCACGTCGAACTTCGCCGTGGAACCGGGCGACGTGACACAGGCGCGCATGGCGCCCGTGCCCTCGTCGCTGTTCACATGGCCCGGTCGTTAGGCGAAACGCTCGCGCTATTTCCCGATCATCAAAATCGTGAACGATCCCGGAATCGCCGGGGCGAAACCGCCGCGTCCACCGCCCGGCGGCGGCGGCGGTGCCGGTCCCCGCTCCTGGCTCATCGCGAAAACGTGGCCCGTCTTCGGATCGAACGTGATCGTGCGCGCGCCGTTCATCGTCTGAAGATTCTGCTCGACCTCGAACGTCGCGGGGCTGGTCTCCTTCACCACCGTCAACGTCCCGTTGCCGTGCGTGCTGAACGCTTCCATCGTCGCGGGATTGAACGTCGCCCCGTCGGACCCGCCGGCCAGCGGCAGTGTCGTCAGAATCTTTCCATCCTTTGCGCTGAGGATCACCATCTTCGGCTGCGCCGGCTGCACCGGCGGATTGCCGGATTGGGCGCACGCGGCGAACAGCACGTGATTCTTCGTGTCGATCGCAAGGCCGTTGCATCCGCCGACATCGCCGAAGGAGTAGTGTGTCGTCGTCTTCATCGCTCGCGTGTCCACGACGGCGACGCCACCCTCCGGCCGATCCTGCATCACGACGTACAACGTGCCGTTGCCGTCGGACACCGCTTGCTCGGGTGTGCCGCCGAGCGGAATGCGTCCCAGCACCGTGCCGGTCTTCGAGTCGATCACGGTGGCGTCTTTCGTCGGATGACTGAAAACGTAGACGCGATCGTTGAAGTTGTCGAAGTAGATGCCATCCGGACCGACGCCCGAATCGATCGGGATGCTCTTGATGATCTGCAGCGACTTCGTGTCGAACATCGTGATCTGCGGCCGGCTGCTCGAAAACCCGTGTCCGGATTTTGGATCGACCGCAACGCCGTTGCCCTGCGAGTTTGGCGCGGTGAGAATCTGACCGACCGATGTGAGATCATCGAGGTTGTACACCTCGATGCGCGGCGCGACAGCCTCGCGCGCGGGTGTGCTGTCGGTGGCCGCCGCCGCGCGAATGCCACCGCGCGGGATGTACAGGCGGCGTCCGACGGGATCGGCCTGGATGTAATCCCAACCGCCTTCGCCGCCGACACGGGCGCGCGTCAACACCTTGTACGGTGATTCACTGAACGACACGGGCTGCTGCGCTGAAAGCGTCGCGGCAACGCCGAGTGCGCCGAATGCGCAGAGCAGCGGAATGCGAGTCATGATCGAGCCCTCGTGCGAGGAGATGAACCTGCCGCCAAAGCTACTACCAGTTAGCGGCGCTGCACCACCAGCACCACGAACGAGCCGGGTATGACCTTCGGCCGTTGTCGCGATCCCGCGGGTACCCCGCCTTGCAGTCCGAGATCACCACTCGCCGACGGCTCACTCCGCCCGCAACGCGCGTACCGGATCGACTCGACTCGCCCGGCGCGCCGGAATCCACGCCGCGATCACCGACACACCAATGAGCAGGCCCGCCA
This genomic stretch from Gemmatimonadaceae bacterium harbors:
- a CDS encoding HAMP domain-containing sensor histidine kinase is translated as MSETLERRPILTTSLRGLRLRLTAWYAGTILVILTLLGIGVFAAITQRFDADLDASLRDASAHLAGVAQERGVTEAPRALRVPDRHLLVYSAGGALLASDSALTEPWVGEVASRAARAGTASASHGVGADRILRAQARAFRAGRDTYVAVAVADEVELEDRYTTLIAAFGAAALFAVVLGSAGGWFVARQSTRPVERAIDHMRQFMADAAHELRTPITVVRSRAEIALQRSRNPEDYTEALLGIEHEAERLGRIVEDLLTLARADSGERPIERARVFLDDITLDAATAARAIADRKGVRLDVGAFDEAPVAGDPALLRQLVLILLDNAVKFTGAGGEVRVDVESVNGQPTLRVADTGCGIPPDQLPRIFERFFRGDPARTRGSGDAAQGAGLGLSIARWIADAHDARIDVASEAGQGTRVAVHFPPADSASLSFS
- a CDS encoding response regulator transcription factor, with the translated sequence MRILLVEDDAELASILREGLTEDGFQVVRESTFDGGKSRAILGAFDVIVLDVMLPGGDGFELCRTLRARGVATPVLMLTARDAVEDRVRGLDSGADDYLPKPFAFRELVARIRALARRPPSTLPEVVRVADLEVDMRSHQVRRGGARIELTAKEFALLEFFARHAGQVVDRAAITAHVWDENHDPFTNVLEVLVRRLRRKIDDEFDVKLIHTLRGAGYRLGP
- a CDS encoding ABC transporter permease, whose product is MPLEVIQIAFAALRANVLRSLLTMLGIVIGVAAVIAMIALGDGAQASVRDRIARLGTTTLQIDAQWVRTNGIQTNVRKRVTMDDVASINEHAEHVLAVEPQQDKDLQIQWTDHNASTKIVGATANFAQVQHFVIDRGRMFTSGEDIGRQRVAVLGSNVPSLLGVRDPGALIGENVRIGGMQFQVIGVLQSKGAGAGFGSADDQVFIPFGTGRYRLFKTERLDDLFALAENEAALPEAMGEIGQALRRSHHLRPDDADDFRIRNQADLLATLGETTQVFTSLLAGIAAVSLLVGGIGIMNIMLVSVTERTREIGIRKALGATKRTILFQFLVEAVTLCLLGGTIGIVLGVGGAVVLRNSFGWSTAIGPTSIVLAFLFAAGVGVLFGVWPARRASSLDPIAALRYE
- a CDS encoding phosphatase PAP2 family protein — translated: MNVSPVHFRKFLERRLDTSTFLGLHLTLGLVVVAGALWLFASLLDAVLDNAFLVRFDKFADRMIHAQTTPAGLAFFNFMSRVGSPVAMTILAIVGGIYLLARRWPTLFVTWVAAFAGGGLLERLLKAVVHRTRPPYGTQYLTGNSFSFPSGHAMASIIGCGMLVYLLFVSRQLGRGGHAVAIGAAAIFVMLVGASRIYLGVHYPSDVLGGWAAGAAWLAICISVAGIVLHHRGFTLSSS
- a CDS encoding PepSY domain-containing protein, producing the protein MRRLTLFGGVAAIGFTATPALAQQPSYKRDLPDSLARQARVTEAAAIAVAKKAVPNGKVSSIELEREGGRLIYSMDVKAAGKSGTDEVNVDAKTGKMIGKVQHESAAAEQAEAKAERAEAKKGKKKP